DNA sequence from the Armatimonadota bacterium genome:
ATGGCCCCCCCGTCGATGAAGAAGCGGCGGCGGGCGTCCGCGTCCAGCAGTTCCTCCGCGCGGCCCAGCTTCACCGCCGTTTTCACGTTAAGGATGTCGATCTCCGCCTGCACCAGGCCGCGCACCACGGTCTCGTTGTGCCCGCCGCCACGGGCCACGCGCAGGACGTGGGCGGCGTAGTACCGGCCCAGGTGCATCTCCAGCCGCAGCAGGTCGTGGCCCTGCAGGTAGTCCCGCAGCCCCTCTGCCAGCGGCAGGGCCAGGGGGTGCTCCAGGGCCTCCAGTACGCCGGCCACGGCGGGGAGGTCTGGCTGGCGGGCCAGCTCGCGCAGCGACACCTCGGTGAGCAGCCCGGCGGGGAGCACCGACTCCATGATCTCCTCCTCCGCTCGCCCGGTGTGCTTGCCCCGCAGCACCGCCCGCAGGTTCGCCAGGTCCCAGCGCAGCAACAGCGCCTCGATCAGCGCCCTGGGCTTGCCGTCGCCGAAGCTGCGGATCTTCTGCGTGGTCGCAGAGAAGTTGCGCGCCAGAGCCTCGTCCACGGCGGCCAGGCCGCGGGTGCGGGTGAGGGCCTCCTGCAGCTCCCGGCCGTAGGGGGTCGCG
Encoded proteins:
- a CDS encoding V-type ATPase subunit; this encodes MPDFAYINARVRAMRSRLLDAGQIEELLGAPSFDAFLVALNATPYGRELQEALTRTRGLAAVDEALARNFSATTQKIRSFGDGKPRALIEALLLRWDLANLRAVLRGKHTGRAEEEIMESVLPAGLLTEVSLRELARQPDLPAVAGVLEALEHPLALPLAEGLRDYLQGHDLLRLEMHLGRYYAAHVLRVARGGGHNETVVRGLVQAEIDILNVKTAVKLGRAEELLDADARRRFFIDGGAIVTEDLFLLLSASETAQQAWRALGARGFPLGEPGEDLTAFEQQLDRLLARSTARLYMADPLGIDIVVGYLTLKYNEVVNLRLIARSRMLGIPRDLVRREMLLV